CCATCAAGGACCTGGCCATGGCCGGTATCAAGCTCTATGGTAGTAAGTTCGAGTTCAGGGAAGGCCAGTTTGACGTTGCGGTTGAGATATACCTCTCTGGTTCTCAGGTCATCCCCATCCAGGCCCTCCCAGGCTACGGGAAGACGGCTCTGTTCCAGCTTCCTCTGATGGCTGTCTCGCTGTGTGATCAGCCTGTCGTCtcttttgtctttgttCCATATGTTTGTCTGGTCTCCAATATGAAATTACGGTTCTCTTCCTCTGGTTTAAGTTGTGGTTTTGTCAAGGATTTGTTTGCTGGTGGTCCCACTGTTGCAGAAAGCCATCTTTTTTGTGACGTTTACGTTGGTACTTTTAACGATCTAGGCTCTGCCAACTTTATCAATCTGGTCAATAACTGGTATAATGTGTTTGAGCAGGTGATATTAGGCATGGTTGTAATCGACGAATTCCACAATCTTGAAACGGAAAAGTACCGTGAAGACAGCTTCAGGCACATTCCagaaatcaatttcaatctgGCCTGGAAAGTTGTCGTAATGACTGGAACTGCTGGTGCCAAGGGTATGTCCAAACCGTTGAGATTTATTGGTTACGAAACTGAACTGACTGTTTCCAGAACGTCTTTGAAGAGTAGAATTCTCTATTTTGATATGGTGTCTCAAATTCCATTGCAGAATATTGTCAAGGAGTTTCTCCCAGTAAGCAAGGTGGCCGTTATTGAATCCCAGGTGTCCAAGTtggttgaaaaattaatgcTTTACGATTCCAGTTCAAAGGTGATTATTGTTTGCAGAGAAAGGGTCACTGTGGAGAAGCTCTATTTCCAGCACAAGTTTGGTGGCTCCATGGTCGCCTGGACGCGATGAGAAAATGCAAAAGACCAGAGATTTATCGAAGATCCAGAGTGTAGAATTATGATTGGTACCAAGTTGGTGTCTGAGGGTATTGATATCAAATCTGTCAAGCTTGTCTTACTGGTTGATTATTTGCCCACTGTGGGTGAGTATATCCAAACGGCAGGCAGGCTACGTGAAGGAGGTGTTTGTATGTCATTCTGGACCAAGAGGTGTGTTGGTAAGTTCTCCATCAAGCCAGATGTTTGCATTGCCAAGCAGACGGCCAGGTTCTATGGTCTCAGCCATCTTGGTCATGACCTATGTTGCTCCCATCTCCATGGAATTCCAGACGATGTGTCTC
The sequence above is a segment of the Naumovozyma castellii chromosome 8, complete genome genome. Coding sequences within it:
- the NCAS0H03660 gene encoding uncharacterized protein produces the protein MIYFSATGPYRFPDMLILKYAGNQRNLFVDPESRCLDIITEYSKNREGNPMCKTLDKVTSDHLFYYIIVARNMLKHAVGTEYADMKRDLFNETNGAAEESLLNGYLARSIGDGISADDMDPVRYSRNVVNSFVFVDCTSHSLMHYARFSAFLKLYPMSVNWSMRLPFREMRHGMIKLVREYVKVEGEDVGVSAAKETLAGHSAATGLATYGIDHEKGLAADGSLEEKYASLVNAAWHHWLGLGYGSPAEDGESDIAKNSCEKRYFHPSGSIKDLAMAGIKLYGSKFEFREGQFDVAVEIYLSGSQVIPIQALPGYGKTALFQLPLMAVSLCDQPVVSFVFVPYVCLVSNMKLRFSSSGLSCGFVKDLFAGGPTVAESHLFCDVYVGTFNDLGSANFINLVNNWYNVFEQVILGMVVIDEFHNLETEKYREDSFRHIPEINFNLAWKVVVMTGTAGAKGMSKPLRFIGYETELTVSRTSLKSRILYFDMVSQIPLQNIVKEFLPVSKVAVIESQVSKLVEKLMLYDSSSKVIIVCRERVTVEKLYFQHKFGGSMVAWTR
- the NCAS0H03670 gene encoding helicase C-terminal domain-containing protein yields the protein MIGTKLVSEGIDIKSVKLVLLVDYLPTVGEYIQTAGRLREGGVCMSFWTKRCVGKFSIKPDVCIAKQTARFYGLSHLGHDLCCSHLHGIPDDVSHLYRYLKGEVGPRVEEVGSSLGDGIGDSNANSEDNSLSFGNESSVFEVL